One genomic segment of Rivularia sp. PCC 7116 includes these proteins:
- a CDS encoding S8 family peptidase: MQVNFSNSDLFSESANINYITPTNELSDDLTSNSLNFLARSSIEYSHNDSAILNQNNSDLQDVGSTNQLSADSYSSNQTGTNQTANFSALDSDEYSSETGYGLVDASEAVARVIGEDTFDDVPDKGGKNWGADAVNAPEVWEQGYTGEGVVVAVLDTGVDYTHDDLKNNIWTNSGEIENNGKDDDGNGYIDDFYGWNFDGDNNSTIDVDGHGTHVSGTIAGEKNGFGVTGIAYDAQIMPVKVLDDFGSGSNTAVADGIYYAVDNGADVINLSLGGSFPSFGVSEAIQYASEQGVTVVMAAGNSGGDMPLYPARYADEYGIAVGAIDEDKNMASFSNQAGSEELTYVTAPGVDIYSTLPDNKYESYSGTSMATPHVAGVVALMLSANPSFDSNLIRQTLEETSKNEASNQPILPDLTDYFPDLIPSGDSEFNFDFDSNPIMPSFSRSFDSGKTMVFDSSMSIDKSAKPYSESQFINYQQNAWKNPNNRLFSDDIESMLEEDEVLLRLER; encoded by the coding sequence ATGCAAGTTAATTTTAGTAATAGCGATTTATTTTCTGAATCAGCTAACATTAATTATATTACCCCGACAAATGAGTTAAGTGATGATTTAACATCCAATAGTCTAAACTTTTTAGCTCGTAGTAGTATTGAATATTCTCATAATGATTCTGCAATACTCAATCAAAATAACTCCGATTTACAGGATGTAGGTAGCACAAATCAATTAAGTGCTGACAGTTACAGTTCCAATCAAACTGGTACTAATCAAACTGCAAATTTTTCTGCTTTAGATAGCGATGAATATAGCTCTGAAACTGGCTATGGTTTAGTAGATGCATCAGAAGCAGTAGCAAGAGTTATTGGAGAAGATACTTTTGATGATGTTCCCGATAAAGGAGGTAAGAATTGGGGGGCTGATGCAGTTAATGCACCAGAAGTATGGGAGCAAGGATATACGGGTGAAGGTGTAGTTGTTGCAGTACTAGATACTGGCGTGGATTACACTCACGACGATTTAAAAAATAATATTTGGACTAATAGCGGCGAGATTGAAAATAACGGTAAGGATGATGATGGTAATGGCTATATAGATGATTTCTATGGCTGGAATTTTGATGGAGATAACAACAGTACTATCGATGTTGATGGACATGGTACTCATGTTTCTGGAACTATTGCTGGTGAAAAGAATGGTTTTGGTGTAACCGGTATTGCTTATGATGCTCAAATAATGCCGGTAAAAGTTTTGGATGATTTCGGTTCTGGATCTAATACTGCGGTTGCTGATGGTATTTATTACGCTGTAGATAATGGAGCGGATGTAATTAATCTTTCACTTGGTGGTTCTTTTCCTAGTTTTGGTGTCTCAGAAGCTATACAATACGCCAGCGAGCAAGGTGTAACCGTAGTCATGGCTGCTGGAAATAGCGGCGGTGATATGCCCCTCTATCCGGCTCGCTATGCAGATGAATATGGAATTGCCGTAGGAGCTATAGATGAAGATAAAAACATGGCTTCATTTTCTAATCAAGCAGGTTCTGAAGAGTTAACATACGTTACTGCTCCGGGAGTCGATATTTACTCTACTCTTCCAGACAATAAATATGAATCCTATAGCGGTACTTCTATGGCAACTCCACATGTTGCAGGAGTTGTTGCTTTAATGTTAAGTGCGAATCCCAGTTTTGATAGTAATCTGATACGGCAGACTCTTGAAGAAACATCGAAAAATGAGGCGAGTAATCAACCTATACTACCGGATTTAACCGATTATTTTCCTGATTTGATTCCAAGCGGTGATTCTGAGTTTAACTTTGATTTTGATAGTAATCCTATAATGCCAAGTTTTAGTAGAAGTTTTGATTCTGGTAAGACTATGGTTTTTGATTCCTCAATGAGCATTGATAAGTCTGCAAAACCGTATTCTGAATCGCAGTTCATCAATTATCAACAAAATGCTTGGAAAAATCCTAATAATCGATTATTTAGCGACGATATTGAAAGTATGCTTGAAGAGGATGAAGTTCTGTTAAGGCTTGAGAGATAG
- a CDS encoding C2 family cysteine protease: MPIDIGNGVNFPDSSTYLHTTQEWTTIEGKVNLNNTDNYYSVQLSSRSYFEVVLNDLSDNADVSLLSNDGSQVASSSLSGTRNESIARVLDAGTYFIEVHQVDDAEISYGLEYRSNHIPEQFQFKVETVQGDISLTDTKIFDADGAGDIRKVDFWLKKEGERWGKAGIVTEFNHNSDDGSIGFDYNIDNLEEGKYYLWGRATDNFGYRSNGWGQIFEVTNFVDPKVENVAPSRLDFTIESSNGGIKLNDARVYDANGIDDLERVAFQLKKQGGEWIEIADATDFKQVDGNLFGFDYGISSLEAGNYELKATAYDKAGESSESLRSFFRIDNLAPSDLAFEVEVVENGIRLTDTKVFDANGINDLSRVDFWLKKESGNWQNIEDAVEFRSNQDEYGSIGFDYSIDSLEKGNYTLWARARDGEDKYSNSKQATFNIGNAAPSQLDFNFREISGGIELRNARVFDADGINDLEKVDFQLQKEGGEWIDIEDVVEFSQNNDGSIGFGYSINNLEQGNYQLKATAIDKAGENSETLTTYFKVKNAAPTDLLFDIETIDGGIRLVDTQVYDANGIADITRVDFWLKKDDEGWQDIEDAVDFSENADGSFSFNYNLDSLESGDYVLWARSRDKSDSYGNVEQKSFSIKNVAPSQLDFDIQTTGGRIELTNVRVFDANGIDDIDKVKLWLQKDNGVKQEVADISQFRKNADGSFSFDYNLDSLQNGNYKLLARINDKANEYIELEKSFQITGVVPPQPEKDWFERNIIDTEIRNKTRTLFSDKTLNRNDMIAILEDAKDNNIVDATEIKDFRTILSNASYLGIDDYVRVLANKVVNGDTANKSGNLQAGSSSEQLDKLINKWFRGSERPQTAHTYQYAQGSLFQNGISHDDIRQGYINNCFFLAGLGATLVQSPEIIQNMFIDNGDGTFTVRFYKNGVADYVTVDRYLPTNNIGNFVYANAGDYHGNANNELWVTLAEKAYAQLNEAEWINQDGTNSYNGIGNAGYLSDAFKHITGEKAALGRFLSFDKVVNAFQSGEVVGFGSKSGGVASNIVTSHAYALVDYNAETQKFTLLNPWSTDNNAVKSRTLELSWSEITSNFSYWDSTISNVVST; this comes from the coding sequence ATGCCGATAGATATAGGTAATGGGGTTAACTTTCCCGATTCTTCAACTTATTTACATACGACTCAAGAATGGACAACTATCGAAGGTAAAGTAAATTTAAATAATACTGACAATTACTACAGCGTTCAGTTAAGTAGTCGCAGTTATTTTGAAGTTGTATTAAATGATTTGTCGGATAATGCAGATGTTAGCTTATTGAGCAATGATGGTTCTCAAGTTGCGAGTTCATCCCTTAGTGGTACTAGGAACGAAAGTATAGCAAGGGTTTTAGATGCGGGTACGTATTTTATTGAAGTGCATCAAGTTGATGATGCTGAAATTTCCTACGGTTTAGAATATAGAAGTAACCATATACCCGAACAATTTCAATTTAAAGTAGAAACGGTTCAAGGGGATATTAGCCTTACAGATACCAAGATTTTTGATGCCGATGGTGCTGGTGATATCAGAAAAGTTGATTTTTGGCTGAAGAAAGAAGGTGAAAGATGGGGAAAAGCCGGTATAGTAACCGAATTTAATCACAATAGTGACGACGGTTCAATCGGTTTTGACTACAATATCGACAATCTTGAAGAAGGAAAATACTATCTATGGGGTAGAGCTACCGATAATTTTGGATATAGAAGCAATGGTTGGGGACAAATATTTGAGGTTACAAATTTTGTCGATCCAAAAGTTGAGAATGTAGCACCTTCAAGGCTCGATTTTACTATAGAAAGTAGTAATGGAGGAATTAAGCTTAATGATGCACGGGTATATGATGCAAATGGTATAGATGATTTAGAAAGAGTTGCTTTTCAACTCAAAAAACAGGGCGGTGAATGGATTGAGATTGCTGACGCTACTGATTTTAAGCAAGTAGATGGTAATTTATTCGGATTTGATTACGGTATTTCTAGTTTAGAAGCAGGTAATTACGAGCTTAAAGCTACTGCTTACGATAAAGCTGGTGAGAGCAGCGAATCTTTAAGGAGTTTTTTCCGGATTGATAATCTTGCTCCTTCCGATTTAGCATTTGAAGTTGAAGTTGTTGAAAATGGGATTCGTCTTACTGATACTAAAGTATTTGATGCTAACGGTATAAATGACCTGAGCAGAGTTGATTTTTGGCTGAAAAAAGAGAGTGGTAATTGGCAGAATATTGAGGATGCTGTTGAATTCCGTAGTAATCAAGATGAATATGGCTCAATCGGTTTTGATTACAGCATTGATTCCCTGGAAAAAGGTAATTACACCTTATGGGCAAGAGCTCGTGATGGAGAAGATAAATACAGTAATAGTAAGCAAGCAACTTTTAATATCGGTAATGCGGCACCCTCTCAACTCGATTTTAACTTCAGAGAAATAAGTGGAGGAATTGAGTTAAGAAATGCCAGGGTATTTGATGCAGATGGTATAAATGACCTCGAAAAAGTTGATTTCCAGCTTCAGAAAGAGGGCGGTGAATGGATTGATATTGAAGACGTTGTTGAATTCAGTCAAAATAACGATGGCTCGATTGGTTTTGGTTACAGTATCAATAATTTAGAACAAGGTAATTATCAACTTAAAGCCACAGCTATCGATAAAGCTGGAGAGAATAGCGAAACTTTAACCACCTATTTCAAAGTCAAGAATGCTGCACCAACAGACTTGCTATTTGATATTGAGACTATCGATGGTGGTATTCGTCTTGTAGATACTCAAGTGTATGACGCAAACGGTATTGCCGATATCACTAGAGTTGACTTTTGGTTAAAGAAAGACGATGAAGGTTGGCAAGATATCGAAGATGCTGTAGATTTCAGCGAGAATGCTGATGGTTCCTTTAGCTTTAATTACAATTTGGATTCTTTGGAATCTGGTGATTACGTATTATGGGCTAGAAGCCGCGATAAATCAGATAGTTACGGAAATGTCGAGCAAAAGTCTTTTTCAATCAAGAATGTAGCTCCCAGCCAACTTGATTTTGATATTCAAACCACAGGAGGAAGAATCGAACTAACTAATGTAAGGGTGTTTGATGCGAATGGTATAGACGATATTGATAAGGTTAAACTCTGGTTGCAAAAAGACAACGGAGTTAAGCAAGAAGTCGCAGATATATCTCAATTCCGTAAGAATGCCGATGGTTCATTCAGTTTTGATTACAATCTCGATTCTCTCCAAAATGGTAATTACAAGTTACTTGCCAGAATCAACGATAAAGCAAATGAGTATATCGAACTAGAAAAATCTTTCCAAATTACTGGTGTCGTACCCCCGCAACCTGAGAAAGATTGGTTTGAAAGAAATATTATTGATACAGAAATACGTAATAAGACTAGAACATTATTTTCAGATAAGACTCTAAACCGTAACGATATGATTGCTATCCTTGAAGATGCTAAGGATAATAATATTGTTGATGCAACCGAAATCAAAGATTTTCGTACCATTCTTAGCAATGCTTCTTATCTAGGAATCGATGACTATGTCAGGGTTTTAGCAAATAAGGTTGTGAACGGTGATACTGCAAATAAATCCGGTAACTTACAAGCAGGAAGTAGCAGCGAGCAGTTAGATAAGTTAATTAATAAGTGGTTTAGAGGCAGCGAGCGTCCCCAGACTGCTCATACTTATCAATATGCCCAAGGTTCTCTGTTCCAAAATGGAATCAGTCATGATGATATTAGACAAGGTTATATCAACAATTGTTTCTTCTTAGCTGGTTTGGGTGCAACTTTGGTACAGTCACCGGAAATTATCCAAAATATGTTTATTGATAATGGAGATGGAACTTTTACAGTTCGTTTCTATAAAAATGGAGTTGCTGATTATGTAACTGTAGACAGATATTTACCAACGAATAATATAGGTAATTTTGTGTATGCTAATGCCGGAGATTATCATGGAAATGCTAACAATGAACTTTGGGTAACACTTGCAGAAAAAGCTTACGCTCAACTCAACGAAGCTGAATGGATTAATCAAGATGGTACCAATTCTTATAACGGTATTGGTAATGCTGGATATTTGAGTGATGCTTTCAAGCATATTACTGGAGAGAAAGCTGCTTTAGGAAGATTTCTCAGCTTTGATAAAGTGGTTAATGCTTTCCAATCTGGTGAAGTAGTAGGATTTGGTTCAAAATCTGGTGGTGTGGCATCAAATATTGTTACTTCTCATGCCTATGCTTTAGTTGACTATAATGCTGAAACTCAAAAATTCACTTTATTGAATCCTTGGAGTACTGACAACAATGCCGTAAAGTCCAGAACTTTAGAGTTAAGCTGGAGTGAAATTACCAGTAACTTTAGCTATTGGGATTCTACGATTAGTAATGTAGTTTCTACTTAG
- a CDS encoding S8 family serine peptidase has translation MDIKLIHTVLLDVKDMTESGTRGLLHSANQLSINTSKQIYTDTLNSIKTNDLYSFTIQGRSSFNLSLDGLIADADVRLIRDKNANGKFDKDETIAYSNNGGTLAESINTSLAAGDYYIEVYPYGNIETNYHLTVSAVPFDSAGNTLNNAREISVDSQTKIVSDWVGKLDSQDYYRFNLSNSSDFKVVVAGLSADADLQLLSSQGNILANSINGGAASESINQTLETGTYYLKVYSYNSSETFYNLKLSASLPSQNSSNSGEMELIPTSVGNTAATSANQSSPIPTSAVPQSAGSTRSQAGTLRADTFTFESGYSRTIFSGNGNVDFGSGGRDLIDLSQFVSTSAAFNYATNPNGGVVYNSGNGNRIFDALTLSDGSQILFESIDAIRFADTTINLSVTTNDPQFSQQWNLHGMGVHNAWRFTTGTSNVMIGIQDTGSGTDSSGNIHPDLRPASFIGSNYVDEWGNFSHGTLVQGGIAARSNNGMGGAGINWNSDLMLVDVVGDNPLDYNLATATQAMIDKANAQGKRLVVNISLAGGYSVEFEQLIAANQNTALFVIASGNGNSNSIASPADLAARYGNVVAVGSSWGTQDWYGNSRNPGERVAYDNWWGSNYGNGLTVTAPSEFFTTSANRNGTGSFDFAYNDKFNGTSASTANVSGVASLVWSANSNLSAGQVKAIISETAYDLGNQGYDEVYGHGFINADAAVRRALAIARGFA, from the coding sequence GTGGATATTAAGTTAATACACACTGTTCTTTTGGATGTGAAAGATATGACAGAAAGTGGTACGAGAGGGTTACTGCATTCAGCTAATCAATTAAGTATTAATACTAGCAAACAAATATATACTGATACATTAAATAGTATTAAAACCAACGACTTGTACAGTTTCACTATCCAAGGTCGTAGCAGTTTTAACCTTAGTCTTGATGGCTTAATTGCGGATGCAGACGTAAGGCTGATTAGGGATAAAAATGCAAATGGAAAATTCGATAAAGACGAAACGATTGCTTATTCCAACAATGGAGGTACATTAGCCGAATCAATCAACACCAGTTTAGCTGCGGGTGATTACTATATCGAAGTTTATCCTTACGGCAATATAGAAACTAACTATCATTTAACTGTTTCGGCGGTACCGTTTGACAGTGCGGGAAATACTCTCAATAATGCTCGTGAAATAAGCGTTGATTCCCAAACGAAAATTGTTAGCGATTGGGTAGGAAAGCTAGATTCCCAGGATTACTATAGGTTCAACCTGAGTAATAGCAGTGATTTTAAAGTTGTAGTTGCCGGTTTAAGTGCTGATGCTGACTTGCAGTTGCTGTCGAGCCAAGGAAATATTCTTGCTAACTCAATTAACGGCGGCGCTGCTAGCGAGTCGATTAATCAAACTTTAGAAACAGGTACTTACTATCTAAAGGTTTATTCCTACAACAGCAGCGAAACTTTCTACAATCTCAAGTTATCGGCTTCTTTACCAAGCCAAAACAGTTCTAATTCTGGGGAGATGGAGTTAATTCCGACTTCCGTTGGTAATACAGCTGCAACTTCAGCAAATCAATCATCCCCGATTCCTACTTCTGCTGTACCTCAAAGCGCTGGTAGTACCCGCAGCCAAGCTGGAACTTTAAGGGCTGATACTTTCACATTCGAGTCTGGTTACAGTCGGACAATTTTTTCGGGTAACGGTAATGTTGATTTTGGCAGCGGAGGGCGGGATTTAATTGATTTATCCCAATTCGTTTCGACTTCGGCAGCCTTTAATTATGCAACCAATCCGAATGGAGGAGTTGTTTATAACTCCGGCAATGGCAACCGCATATTTGATGCATTAACGCTTAGTGATGGCAGCCAAATTCTATTTGAAAGTATTGATGCGATCAGATTTGCCGACACTACTATCAACTTATCGGTAACAACTAACGATCCTCAATTTAGCCAGCAGTGGAATTTACACGGGATGGGAGTTCATAATGCATGGCGTTTTACTACTGGTACGTCTAACGTCATGATTGGCATCCAAGATACCGGTAGTGGTACTGATAGTAGTGGCAATATTCATCCCGATTTACGCCCAGCTAGTTTTATTGGTAGCAACTATGTTGATGAGTGGGGTAATTTTTCCCACGGAACTTTAGTACAAGGAGGTATTGCTGCTAGAAGCAATAACGGTATGGGAGGAGCTGGAATTAATTGGAACTCTGACTTAATGCTCGTCGATGTAGTTGGCGACAATCCGCTTGATTATAATTTAGCCACTGCAACACAAGCGATGATAGATAAAGCCAATGCTCAAGGTAAGCGTTTGGTAGTCAATATTAGTTTGGCTGGCGGTTACTCGGTAGAATTTGAACAACTAATTGCAGCTAACCAAAATACAGCTTTATTCGTAATTGCTTCTGGGAATGGTAATAGTAATAGTATTGCCAGTCCCGCAGATTTGGCGGCGAGGTACGGTAATGTGGTAGCTGTGGGTTCTTCCTGGGGAACTCAAGATTGGTATGGTAATTCTAGAAATCCTGGTGAAAGGGTTGCTTATGATAATTGGTGGGGTTCTAATTACGGTAATGGTTTAACTGTAACTGCACCATCTGAGTTTTTTACTACTAGTGCCAATCGCAACGGTACGGGTAGTTTCGATTTTGCATACAACGATAAATTTAATGGAACTTCGGCTTCGACAGCAAATGTTTCTGGAGTTGCTTCATTGGTATGGAGTGCGAATTCTAATTTAAGTGCGGGGCAGGTTAAAGCTATCATTTCCGAAACTGCTTATGATTTAGGCAATCAGGGCTATGACGAAGTTTACGGACACGGTTTTATTAATGCGGATGCAGCAGTGCGAAGGGCTTTAGCTATTGCACGGGGTTTTGCATAG
- a CDS encoding TIGR00297 family protein encodes MLSLYDFSNSWLIAAGLNTLLLAIVWLAPKKLLTLAGIVNAWLLGVLIWGTLGLKGYAIVCVYFIVGSGVTRIGMAEKEQLGIAEKRSGARGPENVWGSAFTAALCALGVGIIDWLGTSETVFLSSLLLLGYVASFCTKLSDTCASEVGKAYGERTFLITTLQPVPRGTEGAVSLEGTLAGIFASVVLAILGWGVGLIDVWGIIWCVFAAFIATNLESVIGATLQSRWQWLTNELVNVLNTLIGAATAILFAWMRANIF; translated from the coding sequence ATGCTGTCTTTATACGATTTTTCAAATTCCTGGCTAATAGCAGCAGGGTTGAACACTTTGCTTTTGGCTATTGTTTGGTTGGCACCGAAAAAACTGCTTACGCTTGCTGGAATAGTTAATGCCTGGTTGCTGGGTGTTTTGATTTGGGGAACCCTTGGTTTAAAAGGTTATGCGATAGTTTGTGTTTATTTTATAGTTGGTTCGGGTGTTACCCGCATCGGCATGGCAGAAAAAGAACAATTAGGTATTGCCGAAAAGCGTTCCGGTGCAAGAGGTCCAGAAAACGTTTGGGGTTCGGCTTTTACTGCTGCATTATGCGCTTTAGGAGTTGGAATTATTGATTGGTTGGGAACAAGCGAAACAGTTTTTTTAAGTTCTTTGCTGCTATTGGGCTACGTCGCTAGTTTTTGCACTAAGCTTTCCGATACCTGTGCTAGTGAAGTTGGTAAAGCCTACGGTGAGCGGACTTTTTTGATTACGACTTTGCAGCCAGTACCAAGAGGCACGGAAGGAGCAGTTAGTCTGGAAGGAACCCTAGCTGGAATCTTCGCTTCGGTGGTGCTAGCAATACTTGGTTGGGGAGTTGGCTTAATTGATGTGTGGGGCATTATATGGTGTGTATTCGCTGCATTCATTGCTACTAATTTGGAAAGCGTGATTGGAGCCACTTTGCAATCCCGATGGCAGTGGTTAACCAATGAATTAGTTAATGTTCTCAACACCTTGATAGGAGCTGCTACTGCGATACTGTTTGCCTGGATGCGAGCAAATATTTTTTAA
- a CDS encoding peptidylprolyl isomerase — MESSSFLTVNDRLISVKQAVQYLQVSGKLGQFIRDILRQDVIEQEIQAREEIELSPALTEQAIIDFRLKNQLSDQQKFQDWLNNSGTDYATFHSTVAFGFKLEKLKTLVAEPKLAEYFIERKIFLDRVVLSRIIVDNRELAEELHTQIEEGTSFEQLAREYSLADDKIVNGMMGPVSRGTMPDKLRAAVDVASTGDILGPVELEQRYGLFRVEQLLPASLEDTQLKQALQNELFEKWLAEKIQKLTVKLQVK, encoded by the coding sequence ATGGAATCTTCATCGTTTTTAACTGTTAACGACCGGCTAATTTCAGTAAAGCAGGCAGTACAGTATTTACAAGTTAGTGGAAAATTAGGTCAGTTTATTAGAGATATTCTACGTCAGGATGTGATCGAGCAAGAAATTCAAGCCAGAGAAGAAATTGAGCTTTCTCCAGCTTTAACCGAACAAGCAATTATTGATTTTCGGCTGAAAAATCAACTTAGCGACCAGCAAAAGTTTCAGGATTGGTTAAATAATAGCGGTACCGATTATGCAACGTTTCACTCTACAGTGGCTTTCGGGTTTAAATTAGAGAAACTAAAAACTTTAGTGGCAGAGCCGAAATTAGCAGAATATTTTATTGAAAGAAAGATTTTTTTGGATAGGGTGGTACTTTCTCGGATTATTGTTGATAATCGAGAGTTAGCTGAGGAGTTACACACCCAAATTGAAGAAGGTACTAGTTTTGAGCAGCTTGCTAGGGAATATTCCTTAGCAGACGACAAGATTGTTAACGGCATGATGGGACCTGTGAGTCGCGGAACAATGCCGGATAAGCTTCGCGCTGCTGTAGATGTAGCTAGTACTGGGGATATTTTAGGGCCTGTAGAACTAGAGCAACGTTATGGATTGTTTCGCGTGGAACAGCTCCTACCAGCATCGTTGGAAGATACTCAACTTAAGCAAGCACTACAAAATGAACTGTTTGAGAAATGGCTAGCCGAGAAAATTCAAAAGCTGACAGTCAAACTGCAAGTAAAATAA